In one Chlamydia sp. BM-2023 genomic region, the following are encoded:
- the sctW gene encoding type III secretion system gatekeeper subunit SctW, with amino-acid sequence MAASGGAGGLGGAHAVDVAQVQQAAAKADAQEVVASQEQSDISMVKDNQDLSNPAAATRTKKKEEKFQTLESRRKGAAQTEKKSESAGEKPDADLADKYTENNSEISGSDLRNLRDSIKDDASEEEILDLVKSKFSDPALQSTALDYLIQTTPNTKGALKDSLIRAQQNHTQQNRQAVVGGKNILFASQEYASTLNVSAPGLRELYLNVTSDFHSCEKLLDMLKTRYDFQEMGTVSSFLLKGMSADLKSEGSSIAPAKLQVMMSETRNLQAVLTGYNFFEAKLPTLVSSLKADGVSLPADLKFDKVADTFFGLINDKFPTPSKMEREVRGLVGDDTEAVTGILNLFFVALRGTSPRLFSSAEKRQQLGTMMANALDTVNINNEDYPKATDFPKPYPWS; translated from the coding sequence ATGGCAGCATCTGGAGGAGCCGGTGGCTTAGGTGGAGCGCATGCTGTTGACGTTGCACAAGTGCAACAGGCTGCAGCAAAAGCTGATGCACAAGAAGTTGTAGCCAGCCAAGAGCAATCTGATATCAGTATGGTAAAAGATAACCAGGATTTATCAAATCCTGCGGCTGCTACACGTACTAAGAAAAAAGAAGAGAAATTTCAGACTCTAGAGTCGAGAAGAAAAGGTGCTGCTCAAACGGAGAAAAAATCCGAGAGTGCAGGAGAAAAACCTGATGCAGATCTAGCGGATAAATATACTGAAAATAACTCTGAAATTTCGGGTAGTGACCTCCGTAATCTTCGAGATTCTATAAAAGACGACGCCTCTGAAGAAGAAATACTCGATCTTGTAAAATCTAAATTTTCTGATCCTGCGCTTCAAAGCACAGCTTTAGATTATTTAATTCAAACGACTCCTAATACTAAAGGAGCTTTAAAAGATTCTCTAATTAGAGCTCAGCAAAATCACACCCAGCAAAATCGCCAAGCTGTTGTTGGTGGTAAAAATATTCTATTTGCCTCTCAAGAATATGCCTCTACTTTAAATGTGTCTGCTCCCGGTTTGCGAGAACTATATCTTAATGTAACCAGTGACTTTCACAGTTGCGAGAAGTTACTTGATATGCTAAAGACTCGTTATGACTTTCAAGAAATGGGAACGGTGTCTTCTTTTCTTCTTAAGGGGATGTCTGCAGATTTAAAATCTGAGGGCTCTTCCATTGCGCCTGCAAAATTGCAGGTTATGATGAGCGAAACTCGTAATCTTCAAGCTGTACTCACCGGTTATAATTTCTTTGAAGCTAAACTCCCTACTCTTGTATCTTCTTTAAAAGCCGACGGCGTTTCTCTTCCTGCAGATCTTAAATTCGATAAAGTTGCCGACACCTTCTTTGGATTAATTAATGATAAATTCCCCACTCCTTCAAAGATGGAACGCGAGGTTCGTGGTCTTGTTGGCGATGATACTGAAGCTGTTACAGGAATATTAAATCTATTCTTCGTAGCTTTAAGAGGCACTTCTCCACGACTATTTTCTTCTGCAGAAAAACGCCAACAGTTAGGCACCATGATGGCTAACGCCTTAGACACCGTAAACATCAATAACGAAGATTATCCCAAAGCTACCGATTTCCCTAAACCTTATCCTTGGTCTTAA
- the sctV gene encoding type III secretion system export apparatus subunit SctV: MNKLLNFVSRTFGGEAALNMINKSSDLILALWMIGVILMIILPLPPTIVDLMITINLAVSVFLLMVALYIPSALQLSVFPSLLLITTMFRLGINISSSRQILLKAYAGHVIQAFGDFVVGGNYVVGFIIFLIITIIQFIVVTKGAERVAEVAARFRLDAMPGKQMAIDADLRAGMIDAQQARDKRAMIQKESELYGAMDGAMKFIKGDVIAGIVISLINIVGGLTIGVAMHGMDLAQAAHVYTLLSIGDGLVSQIPSLLISLTAGIVTTRVSSDKNTNLGKEISSQLVKEPRALLLAAAATLGVGFFKGFPLWSFSILAFIFGVLGVILLAKKNATSKKGATGATTTVGAADGAAPAGDNPDDYALTLPVILELGKDLSKLIQQRTKSGQSFIDDMIPKMRQALYQDIGIRYPGIHVRTDSPALEGHDYMILLNEVPYVRGKIPANHVLTNEVEENLKRYNLPFTTYKNAAGLPSAWVSEDAKTILEKAAIKYWTPLEVIILHLSYFFHRSSQEFLGIQEVRSMIEFMERSFPDLVKEVTRLIPLQKLTEIFKRLVQEQISIKDLRTILESLSEWAQTEKDTVLLTEYVRSSLKLYISFKFSQGQSAISVYLLDPEIEEMIRGAIKQTSAGSYLALDPDSVNLILKSMRNTITPTPPGGQPPVLLTAIDVRRYVRKLIETEFPDIAVISYQEILPEIRIQPLGRIQIF; this comes from the coding sequence ATGAACAAGCTACTCAATTTTGTCAGTAGAACCTTTGGGGGAGAAGCAGCCCTAAACATGATCAATAAGTCGAGTGACCTCATCCTTGCTCTATGGATGATTGGCGTCATTCTCATGATCATCTTGCCACTGCCTCCGACTATTGTGGACTTGATGATTACTATCAATTTGGCGGTTTCCGTCTTTCTATTGATGGTAGCTTTATATATTCCTAGTGCTCTGCAGTTATCGGTTTTCCCCTCATTGCTTTTGATCACTACGATGTTTCGTCTGGGGATTAACATTTCTTCATCCAGACAGATTCTTCTTAAAGCTTATGCGGGACACGTCATTCAAGCTTTCGGAGACTTCGTGGTTGGAGGAAACTATGTTGTCGGGTTTATTATCTTCCTGATCATTACCATCATTCAGTTTATCGTTGTTACCAAAGGTGCTGAGCGTGTCGCCGAGGTTGCTGCGAGATTCCGATTAGATGCTATGCCTGGTAAGCAGATGGCTATTGACGCTGACTTACGTGCCGGTATGATTGACGCGCAGCAGGCCCGCGACAAACGTGCTATGATTCAAAAGGAAAGTGAACTTTACGGAGCCATGGACGGTGCTATGAAGTTCATTAAAGGGGACGTTATCGCTGGTATCGTTATCTCTTTAATTAACATCGTTGGTGGTTTGACCATTGGCGTGGCTATGCATGGCATGGATTTAGCTCAAGCTGCTCACGTTTACACCCTTTTATCTATCGGTGACGGATTGGTTTCTCAGATTCCTTCGCTACTTATCTCTTTAACAGCTGGTATCGTTACCACACGTGTTTCCAGTGATAAGAATACCAACTTGGGTAAAGAGATCTCCTCACAGTTGGTCAAGGAACCTAGAGCTTTGCTCCTCGCTGCTGCTGCGACATTAGGCGTGGGCTTCTTTAAAGGATTCCCACTTTGGTCATTCTCTATTCTTGCTTTTATCTTTGGTGTTCTTGGAGTTATTCTTCTTGCGAAGAAAAATGCCACATCAAAAAAAGGTGCTACCGGAGCGACAACAACAGTTGGTGCTGCTGATGGAGCTGCACCTGCTGGAGACAATCCTGACGATTACGCATTAACTCTCCCTGTGATTTTAGAATTAGGGAAAGATCTGTCCAAATTAATTCAGCAAAGAACAAAATCTGGTCAAAGTTTTATTGATGATATGATTCCTAAGATGCGCCAAGCTCTTTATCAAGATATTGGTATTCGCTATCCTGGTATTCATGTGCGAACGGACTCCCCTGCATTAGAAGGTCATGACTATATGATTCTTCTTAATGAGGTTCCTTATGTTCGAGGAAAGATTCCTGCAAATCACGTACTAACTAATGAAGTAGAAGAAAATCTTAAGAGATATAATTTACCGTTCACAACGTACAAAAATGCTGCGGGCTTACCTTCCGCTTGGGTAAGCGAAGATGCTAAAACCATTTTAGAAAAGGCAGCTATTAAATATTGGACACCTTTAGAGGTAATTATTCTTCATCTTTCGTATTTCTTCCATAGAAGCTCACAGGAGTTCCTTGGAATTCAAGAAGTACGCTCTATGATTGAATTCATGGAACGCTCGTTCCCAGATCTTGTTAAAGAAGTCACGCGACTTATTCCTCTACAAAAGCTTACTGAGATCTTTAAGCGTTTAGTACAAGAGCAAATATCAATTAAAGACTTACGTACTATTTTAGAGTCTTTAAGTGAGTGGGCACAAACTGAAAAAGATACTGTTTTACTTACAGAATACGTTCGTTCTTCTCTTAAACTTTATATTAGCTTTAAGTTCTCCCAGGGCCAATCTGCTATTTCTGTTTATTTGTTAGATCCAGAAATTGAGGAAATGATTCGTGGAGCGATTAAGCAAACATCCGCGGGATCTTATCTTGCTTTAGATCCTGATTCTGTAAACCTCATCTTAAAATCTATGAGAAATACAATTACGCCAACTCCTCCTGGAGGTCAACCTCCTGTGCTGTTGACAGCAATTGACGTAAGGCGATATGTAAGGAAATTAATAGAAACAGAATTCCCTGATATCGCTGTGATTTCTTACCAAGAGATTCTCCCAGAGATTCGTATCCAGCCATTAGGAAGAATTCAGATTTTCTAA
- the sctU gene encoding type III secretion system export apparatus subunit SctU, which translates to MGEKTEKATPKRLRDARKKGQVAKSQDFPSAVTFIVSMFTTFYLSSFFAQHLGSFLVSIFKEAPINHDPKVTLFYLQNCLTLILTTSLPLLGAVGFVGILIGFLVVGPTFSTEVFKPDIKKFNPIENLKQKFKVKTLIELLKSILKIFGAALILYITLKNRVPLIIETAGVSPIVIAVIFKQILYKAVTSIGIFFLVVAVLDLVYQRKNFAKELKMEKFEVKQEFKDTEGNPEIKGRRRQIAQEIAYEDPSSQIKHASTVVSNPKDIAVAIGYMPEKYKAPWIIAMGINLRAKRIITEAEKYGIPIMRNVPLAHQLWDEGKELKFIPESTYEAIGEILLYITSLNAQDPNNKNINQPDHL; encoded by the coding sequence ATGGGCGAAAAAACAGAAAAGGCGACCCCCAAGCGCCTTAGAGACGCAAGAAAAAAAGGCCAGGTAGCAAAATCTCAAGATTTTCCTTCCGCGGTTACTTTTATCGTGTCGATGTTTACAACATTCTACCTGTCGTCATTTTTTGCCCAACATCTTGGTAGTTTTTTAGTTTCTATTTTTAAAGAAGCTCCTATCAATCATGACCCTAAGGTCACGCTATTCTATTTACAAAACTGTTTAACTTTAATCCTTACGACCTCACTCCCCTTACTGGGAGCTGTAGGGTTTGTTGGAATTCTTATAGGATTTCTTGTTGTAGGCCCAACTTTTTCTACGGAAGTTTTTAAGCCTGATATTAAGAAATTCAATCCGATTGAGAATTTAAAGCAGAAATTTAAGGTGAAAACCTTAATAGAACTGCTAAAGTCTATCCTTAAAATTTTTGGCGCTGCGCTGATTCTTTATATCACTCTGAAAAACCGCGTTCCTTTGATCATAGAAACTGCTGGAGTTTCTCCTATTGTAATTGCTGTTATCTTTAAGCAGATACTTTATAAAGCAGTTACATCCATTGGTATTTTTTTCTTAGTGGTTGCAGTTCTTGATTTAGTGTATCAAAGGAAAAACTTTGCCAAAGAACTCAAAATGGAAAAGTTTGAGGTTAAACAGGAATTTAAGGATACAGAAGGTAACCCTGAAATTAAGGGACGACGCCGTCAAATTGCTCAAGAAATTGCTTATGAAGATCCTTCTTCGCAAATTAAGCATGCAAGCACGGTAGTTTCTAACCCTAAAGACATAGCTGTTGCTATTGGCTACATGCCAGAAAAATATAAAGCTCCCTGGATTATTGCTATGGGAATTAATTTACGTGCGAAGAGAATTATTACAGAAGCTGAGAAATACGGCATTCCAATTATGAGAAATGTCCCTTTAGCGCATCAGCTTTGGGATGAAGGAAAAGAGTTGAAGTTTATTCCAGAATCCACGTATGAAGCTATTGGAGAAATCCTTCTCTACATCACTTCTCTTAATGCACAAGATCCTAACAATAAAAATATTAACCAACCCGATCATCTATAA
- the ychF gene encoding redox-regulated ATPase YchF, with protein MSHTECGIVGLPNVGKSGLFNALTGAQVASCNYPFCTIDPNVGIVPVIDNRLDILAKMSQSQKIIYADMKFVDIAGLVKGAADGAGLGNRFLSHIRETHAIAHVVRCFDNDDVTHVSGKIDPRDDISVINLELIFSDFSSATSIHSRLEKQAKGKKDLGAVLPLLDKVIKHLESGNPVRTLDLSPEEHLQLKPYPFLTAKPMLYIANIGEDSLATMHNDYVAIVEEVAKQENAQVVPICVQLEEEVISLPVEERQDFLSSLGLQESGLNRLVRAAYHTLGLISYFTTGPQETRAWTIPIGSTAAEAAGQIHTDIQKGFIRAEVVTLQDMITYDGRTGVREAGKLRAEGRDYIVQDGDIMLFLHN; from the coding sequence ATGAGCCATACAGAGTGCGGAATCGTAGGACTCCCAAATGTAGGTAAGTCCGGGCTATTTAATGCTCTTACTGGAGCTCAAGTAGCTTCTTGTAACTACCCCTTTTGCACAATTGATCCAAATGTAGGTATTGTTCCGGTTATTGATAACCGATTAGATATTTTGGCTAAGATGAGCCAAAGCCAAAAGATCATCTATGCAGATATGAAGTTTGTCGATATTGCAGGCTTAGTAAAAGGAGCTGCAGACGGTGCGGGTTTAGGAAATCGTTTTCTTTCCCATATTCGAGAAACTCATGCCATAGCTCATGTTGTTCGTTGTTTTGATAATGACGATGTTACTCATGTGTCTGGAAAGATAGACCCCCGAGATGATATTTCTGTTATTAACCTGGAATTAATCTTTTCTGATTTTTCATCAGCTACCAGTATTCACAGTAGATTAGAAAAGCAGGCTAAAGGGAAAAAAGACTTAGGAGCTGTTTTACCTTTGCTAGATAAAGTAATAAAGCATTTGGAAAGTGGCAATCCCGTACGTACTCTGGATTTATCTCCTGAAGAACATCTGCAACTCAAGCCTTATCCCTTCTTAACAGCGAAGCCTATGCTATACATAGCCAATATAGGTGAAGACTCTTTGGCAACCATGCACAATGATTATGTGGCTATTGTTGAAGAGGTTGCTAAACAGGAAAATGCTCAAGTTGTTCCTATTTGTGTGCAATTAGAAGAAGAGGTAATTTCTCTCCCTGTTGAAGAACGCCAGGATTTTCTAAGTAGCCTAGGTCTTCAAGAATCAGGATTGAATAGGTTGGTACGCGCTGCCTATCATACTCTAGGGTTAATTTCATACTTTACAACAGGACCACAAGAAACTAGAGCGTGGACTATTCCTATAGGATCTACAGCTGCTGAAGCTGCAGGACAGATTCATACGGATATTCAAAAAGGATTCATTCGTGCAGAGGTTGTAACTCTTCAAGACATGATAACTTATGATGGTCGCACAGGGGTGCGTGAGGCTGGCAAACTACGCGCTGAAGGTAGAGATTATATTGTTCAAGACGGCGATATCATGCTTTTCTTGCACAATTAG
- a CDS encoding bifunctional riboflavin kinase/FAD synthetase, whose amino-acid sequence MEISYSLASIPFPLDSITIGFFDGCHLGHKKLLMTLSSYPGTSGIITFDVHPQAILKSPGPKLIISTEERLQRLQDFPVDCLGILPFTQSFSNQSAESFILSLHQTLHCKRLILGYDSRLGKGGTGNAQSLRPLTESLGIEIIEVPPYKMGDEIISSNRIRQFLSQGDIDRANSCLGHAYKYSGKIEAGYGLGSQLGVATINLPQEQCLLPYGVYACEIEHNDKSYLGIMNLGHAPTVGRNSLCLEAHLFDFSGNLYNETVSVIPKKFLRKEKTFTSREKLSTAIHEDIREAKMFFSTNCARKA is encoded by the coding sequence ATGGAAATATCCTATAGTTTAGCTTCGATCCCCTTTCCTTTGGATTCTATAACTATAGGTTTTTTTGACGGTTGTCACTTAGGTCATAAGAAATTACTCATGACCTTATCCTCATATCCAGGGACTTCAGGAATTATTACTTTTGATGTGCATCCACAAGCAATTTTAAAATCCCCAGGACCAAAGCTAATAATAAGCACAGAAGAAAGGTTACAACGTTTACAAGACTTTCCTGTTGACTGTCTCGGCATTCTCCCCTTTACCCAAAGCTTTTCAAATCAATCTGCAGAAAGCTTTATTCTTTCATTACATCAAACGCTACATTGCAAGCGTTTAATCCTAGGTTATGACTCTAGACTAGGGAAAGGTGGTACCGGCAACGCCCAATCATTACGACCTTTAACAGAATCATTAGGCATAGAAATTATAGAGGTTCCCCCTTACAAAATGGGCGATGAGATCATTTCGAGTAATAGAATTCGACAATTCTTATCTCAAGGAGACATAGATAGAGCGAATAGCTGCTTAGGGCATGCATATAAGTATTCAGGGAAAATAGAAGCCGGTTATGGCTTAGGCTCTCAGCTAGGCGTAGCAACTATCAACCTCCCACAAGAACAGTGTTTACTTCCCTATGGTGTGTATGCGTGTGAAATAGAGCATAATGACAAATCCTATCTCGGCATTATGAATCTTGGCCATGCCCCTACAGTAGGAAGAAATTCATTATGCTTAGAAGCTCATCTCTTTGATTTTTCTGGGAACTTATATAATGAAACCGTTTCGGTAATACCAAAGAAATTTCTTCGCAAAGAAAAAACTTTTACTTCTCGAGAAAAGCTTTCGACAGCTATTCATGAAGATATTCGGGAAGCTAAGATGTTCTTCTCTACTAATTGTGCAAGAAAAGCATGA
- the truB gene encoding tRNA pseudouridine(55) synthase TruB: protein MELATELKEGILLIDKPEGRTSFSLIRALTKLIGVKKIGHAGTLDPFATGVMVMLVGRKFTRLSDVLLFEDKEYAGVAHFGTTTDSYDCNGKIVGRSKKIPTYEEILEAAQYFQGEIQQIPPMFSAKKINGKKLYEYARKGLSIERRHSTVQVSLQITKYEYPLLHFSVHCSKGTYIRSIAHELGNMLGCGAYLEELRRLRSGSFSIDQCIDGRLLDNPDFDVSPHLRDFHGNIL, encoded by the coding sequence ATGGAACTTGCTACAGAACTTAAAGAAGGTATTCTTCTAATAGATAAGCCTGAAGGAAGAACTTCATTTAGCCTTATTCGCGCTCTTACAAAATTGATTGGAGTGAAAAAAATCGGCCATGCCGGGACTCTAGACCCTTTTGCTACAGGCGTAATGGTCATGCTCGTAGGGCGTAAGTTTACACGACTATCTGATGTGTTATTATTTGAGGATAAGGAATACGCAGGAGTTGCTCATTTTGGAACAACTACTGATTCCTATGACTGCAATGGGAAAATTGTTGGTAGATCTAAAAAAATTCCAACTTACGAAGAAATTTTAGAGGCAGCACAATATTTTCAAGGAGAAATCCAACAAATTCCTCCAATGTTCTCTGCAAAAAAAATTAATGGAAAAAAGCTCTATGAGTACGCCCGTAAAGGATTATCAATAGAGCGTCGCCATTCTACAGTGCAAGTAAGTTTACAAATTACAAAATATGAGTACCCTCTTCTTCATTTTTCCGTACATTGTAGTAAGGGGACGTATATTCGTAGTATTGCGCACGAGTTAGGAAATATGTTAGGCTGTGGAGCTTATTTAGAAGAACTTCGAAGATTGCGTAGTGGTAGTTTTTCTATAGATCAATGTATTGATGGTCGTCTTTTGGATAACCCCGATTTTGATGTATCTCCCCACTTAAGAGACTTTCATGGAAATATCCTATAG
- the rbfA gene encoding 30S ribosome-binding factor RbfA translates to MTENRRIQKVNSLLREAIANVILKDVKHPKISNRWITVTRVSLSKDLHAARVYVSIMPHENTQAETLEALKSSSGYIAYKASKGVVLKYFPELNFYLEDIFSPQDHIENLLWKIREQDKS, encoded by the coding sequence ATGACAGAAAATAGACGCATACAAAAAGTTAACTCATTACTCCGTGAGGCTATTGCTAATGTTATCTTAAAAGATGTGAAGCACCCTAAGATTTCCAATCGTTGGATTACAGTGACTAGGGTATCTTTATCCAAAGATTTACATGCAGCACGTGTCTATGTTTCAATTATGCCTCATGAAAATACGCAAGCTGAAACTTTAGAGGCTTTGAAGTCTTCTTCAGGCTATATTGCCTATAAAGCCTCTAAAGGAGTTGTGCTTAAGTATTTTCCTGAGTTAAATTTTTATCTCGAAGATATTTTTTCTCCTCAAGATCATATAGAAAACCTGCTATGGAAAATACGCGAGCAGGATAAAAGTTGA
- the infB gene encoding translation initiation factor IF-2, producing the protein MEKAKLTKNLKLKIKNAQLTKAAGLDKLKQKLAQAGSSETKSSSEKPSTKVPEKAVKEKVVKKKSVVDVNVSTMAEPLPTEVSSPRRIRAKNRSSFASEDLDSSSPTSVESDATTVFTPSTEEVSSYSPVEQTHEEMTESIATTPVEEVAPAIQEAPAPKKEAEPVAKKLEQPRSVVSIKSNFGPTGKHINHLLAKTFKAPKKEDKPAPKERTGPNQAKPSQSSESSGDKQHSPSNNRPSQPFYRRDAGKKPGSDFRDRAKKDESPKAFTGRDRYGLNDSNEDDKWRKKRVQKTKKHYDEHLIQRPTHIKVPLPITIKDLAAEMKLKASELIQKMFIHGMTYVVNDVLDNETTVQFIGLEFGCTIDIDSSEQDKLCIESNTVKEEIQETDPSKLIIRPPIVAFMGHVDHGKTTLIDALRKSNIAMIEAGAITQHMGAFCCSTPVGNITILDTPGHEAFSAMRARGAEVCDIVVLVVAGDEGIKEQTLEAVKHARAANITIVVAINKCDKPNFNAETIYRQLSEINLLPEAWGGTIVTINTSAKTGEGLSELLEMLALQAEVLELKANPTARARGLVIESELHKGLGAVATVLVQNGTLHLGEALVFNDCYGKVKTMHNEHNQLMQLAAPSVPALITGLSSIPKAGDSFVVVKNEKTAKEIIGARLAGQQKFALQKKRPNFDVMLQNKKILKLIIKADVQGSIEALASSILKILSEKVSAEILSSGVGEISESDIRLAAASKAVIIGFHTGIESHAESLIKNLGVKVQLFNIIYHAVDAVKEMMTALLDPIAEEKNLGSAEIKETFKSSQLGTIYGCLVSEGVMTRNQKVRVLRDNEVLWKGNLSSLKRVKEDVKEVKKGLECGILLEGYQNAQIGDILQCYEVIYHPQKL; encoded by the coding sequence ATGGAGAAGGCAAAGTTGACGAAAAACCTAAAATTGAAGATTAAAAACGCTCAATTAACGAAAGCTGCTGGATTAGACAAATTAAAACAAAAATTGGCTCAAGCAGGATCTTCAGAAACTAAAAGCTCTTCAGAAAAGCCTTCTACAAAGGTACCTGAAAAAGCTGTGAAAGAAAAAGTAGTAAAGAAAAAAAGTGTTGTAGATGTCAACGTATCTACAATGGCTGAGCCTCTCCCTACAGAAGTTTCCTCTCCGCGTAGAATTCGAGCTAAAAATCGTTCATCATTTGCATCTGAAGATCTAGACTCATCTTCTCCCACTTCAGTAGAATCTGATGCTACTACAGTTTTCACCCCCTCTACGGAAGAAGTAAGTTCTTATTCTCCTGTTGAACAGACACATGAAGAGATGACAGAGTCCATTGCAACCACCCCTGTAGAAGAAGTAGCGCCTGCTATTCAAGAAGCGCCAGCCCCTAAAAAAGAAGCTGAGCCTGTGGCAAAAAAACTAGAGCAGCCTAGAAGCGTTGTTTCTATCAAATCTAACTTTGGCCCTACCGGGAAGCATATTAACCATTTGCTGGCGAAAACATTTAAAGCCCCTAAAAAAGAAGATAAGCCTGCTCCAAAGGAACGCACAGGGCCGAATCAAGCCAAGCCTTCTCAATCCTCGGAGTCTTCTGGAGATAAACAACACTCTCCATCTAATAACCGTCCATCCCAACCTTTTTATCGCAGGGATGCAGGGAAAAAGCCTGGGTCTGATTTTCGTGATCGTGCTAAAAAAGACGAGAGTCCTAAAGCATTTACAGGACGAGATCGTTACGGTTTAAACGACAGTAATGAAGATGATAAATGGCGTAAAAAGCGTGTCCAGAAAACAAAAAAACACTACGACGAACATCTTATCCAACGTCCTACACATATTAAAGTACCTCTGCCCATTACGATCAAAGATCTTGCTGCAGAAATGAAGCTAAAAGCTTCCGAACTTATTCAAAAAATGTTCATCCACGGTATGACTTATGTTGTGAATGATGTTTTGGATAATGAAACCACAGTACAGTTTATTGGTTTGGAGTTTGGTTGTACAATCGATATCGATTCATCCGAACAGGACAAACTCTGTATCGAAAGCAATACTGTTAAAGAAGAAATACAAGAAACAGATCCGTCTAAACTTATTATTCGTCCCCCTATCGTAGCCTTCATGGGTCACGTGGATCACGGCAAAACTACCTTGATTGATGCTTTAAGAAAAAGCAACATAGCCATGATAGAAGCAGGGGCTATTACACAGCACATGGGAGCTTTTTGCTGTTCCACTCCTGTAGGGAACATCACGATTTTAGATACTCCTGGTCACGAAGCTTTTTCTGCTATGAGAGCTCGTGGAGCTGAAGTTTGCGATATTGTTGTATTAGTTGTTGCCGGTGATGAAGGCATCAAGGAACAAACTCTAGAAGCCGTTAAACATGCCCGCGCTGCAAATATTACTATTGTTGTAGCTATTAATAAATGTGATAAGCCTAATTTCAACGCGGAAACAATTTACAGACAGCTATCTGAGATCAACCTATTACCTGAAGCTTGGGGCGGAACAATTGTAACGATTAACACTTCTGCAAAGACAGGAGAAGGTTTGTCTGAATTATTGGAAATGCTTGCTCTACAAGCGGAAGTTTTAGAATTAAAAGCAAACCCTACGGCTCGTGCTCGTGGTCTTGTTATTGAATCCGAGTTACACAAAGGTTTAGGAGCTGTCGCGACTGTTTTGGTTCAAAATGGTACCCTACATCTAGGAGAGGCGCTAGTTTTCAATGATTGTTATGGTAAAGTTAAAACCATGCATAACGAGCATAATCAATTAATGCAATTAGCTGCACCATCCGTCCCCGCTTTAATTACTGGATTATCAAGCATTCCAAAAGCTGGAGATTCTTTTGTAGTTGTTAAAAATGAAAAAACAGCTAAAGAAATTATTGGTGCTAGACTTGCCGGCCAGCAAAAATTTGCCTTACAGAAAAAACGTCCTAACTTCGACGTAATGCTACAAAATAAGAAGATTCTCAAACTGATTATCAAAGCTGACGTCCAAGGCTCTATTGAAGCTTTAGCTAGTTCTATCTTAAAAATCTTATCTGAAAAGGTAAGTGCTGAGATACTTTCCAGCGGTGTTGGAGAAATTTCTGAATCAGATATTCGCTTAGCAGCAGCATCCAAAGCTGTTATTATTGGTTTCCATACGGGAATAGAAAGTCACGCCGAATCCCTGATTAAAAATCTAGGAGTAAAGGTTCAGCTGTTTAACATTATTTACCACGCGGTAGATGCTGTTAAGGAAATGATGACGGCTCTTCTAGATCCTATTGCTGAGGAGAAAAATCTTGGTTCTGCAGAAATTAAGGAAACCTTTAAATCATCACAATTAGGTACAATTTACGGCTGTTTAGTTTCTGAAGGTGTAATGACTCGAAACCAAAAAGTTCGTGTTTTACGCGATAATGAAGTTCTTTGGAAAGGCAACCTATCCTCTTTAAAACGAGTTAAAGAAGATGTTAAGGAAGTTAAGAAAGGACTTGAATGTGGTATTTTATTAGAAGGATATCAAAACGCCCAAATAGGTGATATTCTGCAATGTTATGAAGTGATCTATCACCCACAAAAGCTTTAA